The Nitrospira sp. KM1 genome includes a window with the following:
- a CDS encoding ATP-grasp domain-containing protein: MKRMRVLVLMHEDLIPPDQLNGHNPKGAEWKTEFDVVRALRKLGHDVKPLGVRSDLGVIRAAVEQWNPQIAFNLLEEFDGMAVFDQHVVSYLELLHVPYTGCNPRGLMLARDKALSKQLFSFHRIPFPDFMVVLQGRTVRRPKCLSFPLIVKSVTEEASLGISQASIVQDDEKLQERVSFIHQSVGTDALIERYVEGREFYVGVIGNAHLQVLPVWELNMDNLPDDANRIATQRVKWSRTYQDKYGIRSTEAKHLPDGKTEQIQHLAKRVYRALGLSGYARIDLRMDCSGRLYILEANPNPQIAQDEDFADSAEKAGYPYPELLQELLHVGLRWRPAKAA; encoded by the coding sequence CGGAATTTGACGTCGTACGAGCGCTTCGCAAGCTGGGTCATGATGTGAAACCTCTTGGCGTGAGAAGCGACCTTGGCGTCATTCGTGCGGCCGTTGAGCAATGGAATCCTCAGATTGCGTTCAACCTCCTTGAAGAATTCGACGGCATGGCCGTTTTTGACCAACATGTCGTGTCATATCTGGAGCTGTTGCATGTCCCTTACACGGGTTGCAATCCTCGAGGATTGATGCTTGCACGAGACAAGGCACTCTCAAAACAATTGTTCTCATTTCATAGAATACCGTTCCCGGACTTCATGGTGGTCTTGCAAGGCCGGACGGTCCGGCGGCCGAAATGCCTCTCGTTTCCCCTCATCGTAAAATCAGTGACGGAAGAAGCCTCGCTCGGTATCTCACAGGCGTCGATCGTTCAGGATGATGAGAAGTTGCAGGAGCGGGTGTCGTTTATTCATCAGAGTGTCGGCACCGACGCCCTCATTGAACGATATGTCGAGGGCCGCGAGTTCTACGTCGGGGTTATCGGGAACGCTCACCTTCAGGTGCTGCCCGTATGGGAACTGAATATGGATAATTTGCCGGATGATGCCAACCGCATCGCGACGCAACGGGTGAAGTGGAGCCGAACCTATCAGGACAAATATGGAATCAGATCGACGGAAGCCAAACACCTTCCGGATGGCAAGACGGAACAAATCCAGCACTTGGCCAAACGCGTATACCGGGCGCTCGGTCTGAGTGGATACGCCAGGATCGATTTGCGAATGGATTGCAGCGGACGTCTGTACATCTTGGAGGCCAATCCCAATCCGCAGATCGCACAGGACGAAGACTTTGCAGACTCTGCTGAGAAGGCTGGCTACCCGTATCCCGAATTGCTGCAGGAGCTACTGCATGTCGGGTTACGTTGGCGACCGGCAAAGGCCGCGTGA